One genomic region from Spirosoma sp. KCTC 42546 encodes:
- a CDS encoding c-type cytochrome has protein sequence MKRNFWIATTILLPILCLAAARYSDVVNTIEQEDPFETPRTVSQTPSTVPLSPQESMKTFRLPKGYHLELVASEPMISEPVALAWDGNARLYVAQMETYMQTVLATGQSQPRSRVMLLEDTNGDGKMDKSSVFIDHLLMPRAILTVGHELLVNETDSYDIFAYRDTNGDGKADKKRPVFQSKRKAFGNVEHQRSGLDWNLDNWIYETIDPIRYRYKNGVLKADTLPNAAGQWGLTHDDYGRVFFSRAAAGIAASGFQINPAYGQLDFPDAFEEGFNHVWSAIKTPDVNGGPKTLRPDSTMADFTSICGQSVFRGDRLPASMFGDYIVSEPVARVIRRANIQNKDGKVLLSNVYHQDEFISSTDMNFRPINTYTGPDGCLYIVDMYRGIIQESTWAQPGSYLYDQIKTKGLDKNIQRGRIYRLVYDSMKPGPAPNLLSDPTRKLIIYLAHPNGWWRDNAQKEIIVRNDKSVVASLKQIAQGEKGLLAEKPSILTQMHALWTLEGLDAIDKPTVLTMLSDPNPEVRKTAVWLSEPWLKKNDAQLLDKLESLKNDDSYDVLAQLILSLSYSKAEKAKSIAQSILAAHADHVVLTGIERTLKKAEEIRKIGSSRLAALNPADRQLVREGAQIFTALCATCHGSQGQGTPSKIAPHLAGKFKLLENRDEVIKILLQGLTGPVDGVTYHELMPPMGTNSDEWIASVLTYVRLELGMQSFPEMSSGYMNNFVIVKPEQVKKVREQTASRTKPWTWDELIKERDLLRQSKK, from the coding sequence ATGAAACGTAATTTCTGGATTGCTACTACTATTCTCCTACCAATCCTATGCCTTGCCGCTGCCCGGTATTCGGATGTTGTGAATACCATTGAGCAGGAAGACCCGTTCGAAACGCCCCGTACGGTTAGCCAGACGCCGTCTACGGTTCCGCTTTCACCTCAGGAAAGCATGAAAACGTTCCGACTGCCCAAAGGGTATCATCTTGAACTGGTCGCCAGCGAGCCGATGATTTCGGAACCGGTGGCCCTGGCCTGGGATGGTAACGCCCGCTTGTATGTGGCGCAAATGGAAACCTACATGCAAACCGTACTGGCTACGGGCCAAAGCCAGCCCCGAAGCCGGGTCATGCTCCTGGAAGACACCAATGGCGATGGCAAAATGGATAAGAGTTCGGTGTTTATCGACCATTTATTGATGCCCCGCGCCATCCTAACGGTTGGTCATGAACTCTTGGTCAACGAAACGGACTCCTACGACATTTTTGCCTATCGGGACACGAACGGTGATGGTAAAGCCGATAAAAAAAGGCCCGTGTTTCAAAGCAAACGAAAAGCGTTTGGTAATGTCGAACACCAGCGCAGCGGGCTCGACTGGAACCTGGACAACTGGATTTACGAAACCATCGATCCAATTCGCTATCGGTATAAAAATGGCGTTTTGAAAGCCGATACGCTGCCCAACGCAGCCGGTCAGTGGGGACTGACTCACGACGATTATGGGCGCGTATTTTTCAGTCGGGCGGCTGCCGGTATTGCGGCTTCTGGATTTCAGATCAATCCGGCCTATGGTCAGCTCGACTTCCCGGATGCGTTTGAAGAAGGCTTTAACCACGTCTGGTCGGCGATCAAAACGCCCGATGTGAACGGAGGGCCCAAAACATTGCGTCCAGACAGTACTATGGCCGATTTTACGTCTATTTGCGGTCAATCCGTTTTTCGGGGAGACCGATTGCCTGCCAGTATGTTCGGTGATTATATTGTATCTGAGCCCGTTGCCAGGGTGATCCGCCGGGCCAATATCCAGAACAAAGACGGGAAAGTTCTGCTGTCCAACGTGTACCATCAGGACGAGTTCATCTCATCGACCGACATGAATTTTCGGCCCATCAACACCTACACGGGGCCGGATGGCTGTCTGTATATCGTGGATATGTACCGGGGCATCATTCAGGAATCGACCTGGGCCCAGCCGGGTAGTTATCTCTATGACCAGATCAAGACGAAAGGGCTGGACAAGAACATACAGCGTGGCCGGATTTATCGTCTGGTCTACGACAGTATGAAGCCTGGTCCGGCCCCTAACCTATTAAGCGACCCAACCCGTAAATTGATCATCTACCTGGCGCATCCGAATGGCTGGTGGCGGGATAACGCCCAAAAGGAAATCATTGTCCGAAACGACAAATCCGTGGTGGCATCACTCAAACAAATTGCCCAGGGCGAGAAAGGGCTGTTAGCCGAAAAACCATCGATCCTTACTCAAATGCATGCGCTTTGGACGCTGGAAGGGCTGGATGCTATTGACAAACCAACCGTGCTGACCATGCTAAGCGACCCCAATCCAGAGGTGCGCAAAACGGCCGTCTGGCTCAGCGAACCCTGGCTCAAAAAGAATGATGCCCAACTGCTCGACAAGCTGGAATCGCTAAAAAACGACGATAGCTACGATGTACTTGCTCAACTGATATTATCCCTTTCGTACAGCAAAGCCGAGAAAGCAAAATCCATTGCGCAATCGATTCTGGCCGCTCATGCTGATCACGTCGTGCTAACGGGTATCGAGCGTACGTTGAAAAAAGCGGAAGAGATCCGAAAAATCGGTAGCAGCCGATTGGCAGCTTTGAACCCAGCCGATCGACAATTGGTGCGGGAAGGCGCTCAGATTTTCACCGCGCTATGTGCCACGTGTCACGGCTCGCAGGGGCAGGGGACACCCTCGAAAATTGCGCCCCACCTGGCCGGGAAATTCAAATTACTGGAAAATCGCGACGAGGTGATCAAGATCCTGCTTCAGGGCCTGACGGGTCCCGTCGACGGCGTTACTTACCATGAACTCATGCCACCTATGGGCACCAATAGCGATGAATGGATTGCCTCGGTGCTTACCTATGTCCGGCTGGAACTGGGCATGCAGAGCTTCCCAGAAATGTCGTCGGGCTATATGAACAACTTCGTTATTGTTAAACCCGAGCAGGTCAAAAAAGTCCGAGAACAAACGGCCAGCCGAACCAAACCCTGGACCTGGGACGAATTGATCAAGGAGCGGGATCTGTTGCGCCAGAGCAAGAAATGA
- a CDS encoding DUF1080 domain-containing protein encodes MKTFLFISAIITLFLTGFLPIPAQKTVSLFDGKTFRGWEGDTVNTWRIENGTIAAGRPDQMAPHNDFLCTTRSYANFVMRLKVRLTGTKGFVNAGIQFRSKRLTNPPYEMIGYQADWGPKYWGSLYDESRRKVTLVQPDSVQMAKWIKVADWNMYEIRAENRRIRLYVNGNQTVEYTESDESIPQSGLIGLQIHGAGITQVAYKDITLEELP; translated from the coding sequence ATGAAAACGTTTCTATTTATTTCTGCCATTATAACCCTGTTTCTGACCGGCTTTTTGCCCATACCTGCCCAAAAAACGGTTTCGCTTTTCGACGGCAAAACGTTCCGGGGCTGGGAGGGTGACACGGTCAACACCTGGCGAATCGAAAACGGTACCATTGCCGCCGGGCGACCCGATCAGATGGCCCCGCACAACGATTTCCTGTGTACGACCCGCAGCTATGCCAACTTTGTGATGCGGCTGAAAGTCAGGCTGACGGGCACGAAAGGATTTGTTAATGCGGGCATACAGTTCCGCAGCAAACGACTCACGAACCCGCCTTACGAGATGATTGGCTACCAAGCCGACTGGGGCCCTAAATATTGGGGAAGCTTGTACGACGAATCGCGCCGGAAAGTAACGCTGGTTCAACCCGACTCCGTCCAAATGGCGAAGTGGATAAAAGTCGCCGATTGGAATATGTACGAAATTCGAGCCGAAAATCGCCGGATTCGTTTGTATGTCAACGGCAATCAAACGGTCGAGTATACCGAATCGGATGAAAGTATTCCGCAATCAGGGTTGATCGGTCTGCAAATTCACGGGGCTGGCATAACCCAGGTTGCCTATAAAGACATTACGCTCGAAGAACTTCCCTGA
- a CDS encoding RagB/SusD family nutrient uptake outer membrane protein → MKIKLIALSILFFSLSACHEFLDVIPETTLTSDSFYKTQADFEQAVGGIYAPLQGLYNQDWILNEMRSDNTYFIYNVAQRGGKPQEDPATFTLETNNTYTSGKWTNDYLIISRANQVLKTIDAASFDESVKSNLKGQALFLRAFAYFDLVKNFGGVPLFLDPASGYKETFKARAEATDVYTQINIDAAAAAKLLPAKASAPGRATSGAAYTLLADAYINQKSWADAETALKTVTTLGYSLLPNYADIFKPTNKGNSELIFDVQYAEGTSQAIYNALPYLFIPILADPSILTGVKPASQQNYGGYNVPTPDLLKAYEDTLKDQRFSASIGFYTGPSPLIGITSYNRTPYIKKYLHPHAVYGQTADNGPIYRYAEVLLMLAEATNEQGRQVDAVGYLNQVRARAGLTPLTAGSQVDMRTSILNERRIELAFENKRWHDLVRSGLAVQVLSAKGAKIKDNPQAYYYPAGSAPISTAFNVTERDLLYPIPVSEIITNPDLKQNPGY, encoded by the coding sequence ATGAAAATCAAACTCATCGCCCTAAGTATCCTGTTTTTTTCACTAAGTGCCTGCCATGAATTTCTGGATGTCATTCCGGAAACGACCTTAACGTCCGATAGTTTCTACAAGACGCAGGCCGACTTTGAACAAGCGGTCGGCGGTATTTATGCGCCATTGCAGGGACTTTATAATCAGGATTGGATTCTGAACGAAATGCGCTCCGACAACACCTATTTTATCTATAATGTTGCCCAACGTGGCGGAAAGCCGCAGGAAGATCCTGCAACGTTTACCCTTGAAACCAACAATACCTACACGTCGGGCAAATGGACGAACGATTACCTGATCATTTCTCGGGCTAATCAGGTATTAAAAACGATCGATGCGGCCAGTTTTGATGAATCCGTTAAATCCAATCTGAAAGGACAGGCGCTTTTTTTGAGAGCCTTTGCGTATTTCGATCTGGTAAAAAACTTCGGAGGTGTTCCGCTATTTCTGGACCCGGCCTCAGGCTACAAGGAAACCTTTAAAGCGAGAGCCGAGGCCACTGATGTTTATACGCAGATCAATATCGATGCCGCAGCAGCTGCCAAACTATTGCCCGCCAAAGCTTCGGCACCGGGACGGGCTACGTCGGGAGCCGCTTATACGCTGCTGGCCGACGCCTATATCAACCAGAAATCCTGGGCCGATGCCGAAACCGCCCTGAAGACGGTGACAACGCTGGGGTATAGCCTGCTACCCAACTATGCGGACATTTTTAAACCAACGAATAAAGGCAACAGTGAGCTTATTTTCGATGTGCAATATGCCGAGGGAACCTCGCAGGCAATCTATAACGCACTGCCTTACCTGTTCATCCCCATACTGGCCGACCCATCCATACTGACGGGGGTAAAGCCAGCCTCGCAGCAAAATTATGGCGGCTACAACGTACCGACGCCCGATTTGCTGAAGGCTTATGAAGATACGCTCAAAGACCAGCGGTTTTCGGCGTCCATCGGTTTCTATACAGGCCCATCGCCCCTAATCGGAATAACGTCGTATAACCGTACGCCCTACATCAAAAAATACCTGCATCCACACGCTGTTTATGGACAAACGGCCGACAATGGCCCGATCTACCGCTATGCCGAAGTACTGTTGATGCTGGCCGAAGCTACGAACGAGCAAGGTCGTCAGGTCGATGCCGTTGGCTATCTGAATCAGGTTCGGGCGCGGGCGGGACTGACCCCGTTGACTGCTGGTAGTCAGGTGGATATGCGAACGAGTATTTTGAACGAACGTCGGATTGAACTGGCTTTTGAAAATAAACGCTGGCACGATCTTGTCCGAAGCGGGTTAGCGGTTCAGGTGCTGTCTGCCAAAGGTGCCAAAATCAAGGACAATCCGCAGGCGTATTACTATCCGGCGGGTAGCGCGCCTATCTCCACGGCTTTTAACGTTACGGAACGCGATCTACTTTATCCGATTCCGGTGAGTGAAATTATTACTAATCCTGACCTGAAACAGAACCCAGGCTATTGA
- a CDS encoding TonB-dependent receptor, which produces MYKFTNHETIRMLMRISLLQLLLTVALINGVLAAKGQELLEQRVSLRLDNNTIRQALLTLEKTAHVKFVYSRQIVQIDRKVSLSASEEKLAVVLERLLKPLQLRYVVTGSQIAIVRGPTSDDVGDADPAPYAASTEFADLTITGTVTSETGEGLPGVSVVLKSTTRGTTTDAEGKYKLVIPDDPASKATTTLVFSFVGYSNQEVVVGNRTTVDVQLAPDQKSLNEVVVVGYGTQQKEDITGAIAIASAKELKDPPVAQVAQMLQGKLVGVRIDQVSGRPGEGMNIKVRGSVSITAGANPLYVVDGMPITGDINTINPAEIESISVLKDAASSSLYGSRAGNGVVLIQTKQAKAGKTQIDFNAYYGFEKIPDARKLKMMNAEEYAQFQKEIAESNGRAVNPAFQNPAQYAGKGTNWFDVVTRTGAVQSYNLTLRSGTKNFLTSVTGGYFKEDGVVIGTGFQRLSLRINTLFTPSDKIKVGFNLAPNYSSNTNFATDGGPYGTENIISGALATSPLASPYNADGSLALTASDPASFGNPNWLRVAQEKVYKNKTQALLSNVYVEYEIIKGLKAKTTGNIQLSNNNIFQFNPSTIGVLFTPPPRIPSGSDNTTRMYNWVNENSLTYQNEFNGHSIDALVDFTAQQFRSENNLITATNYTDDKVQAVSAAGRTVVTSDVQKWALLSFLARLNYNYKSKYLFTASVRRDGSSRFGPNNRWGNFPSASVGWIVSKEDFWRVTPISFLKLRASYGITGNFEIGNYSFRSTVGPVYYDFGNTLFQGRAANNLGDNNLGWERKKQFNIGADVYLLNDRIQLTYNYYRTTSSDLLYNVSVPVSSGFSSIQTNIGELKFWGHEIGLSTTTIRNNRLTWTTTLNLSFDRNRVEKLSTEKTNAIYQGMVNYGFYSHISQVGSPVGLFYGAVWDGVYKNQQDFDNSPKYSDSQVGTIKFRDFNGDGKITFPEDYTTTGTPWPKYIFGLTNQLNYRNFDLGLTITGNYGNQILAHYENWLTNLDGPFNVLEEVKDRWKSPTDPGAGKYGSVQQGTTYLERDRWSTRYLKDGSFLSFKNITLGYTLPLNVKTIRSLRVYSSIQNAWLITKYPGNPEVNTRNAASGSSPGVDEGSYPVPRTVSFGVNIGF; this is translated from the coding sequence ATGTACAAGTTTACAAACCACGAAACGATTCGGATGCTTATGCGAATTTCGCTACTCCAGTTGTTGCTTACGGTTGCGTTGATCAATGGGGTGCTGGCGGCTAAGGGGCAGGAGCTTCTGGAGCAACGAGTCAGCCTTCGACTGGACAATAACACGATCCGACAGGCACTGCTCACGCTGGAAAAAACAGCGCATGTCAAGTTCGTCTATAGCCGACAAATTGTCCAGATTGACCGGAAAGTGTCGTTGTCGGCTTCGGAGGAAAAACTGGCCGTTGTACTCGAACGGCTATTGAAGCCGCTCCAACTGCGGTATGTGGTTACGGGTAGCCAAATTGCTATTGTGCGCGGGCCCACATCCGACGATGTGGGCGATGCGGACCCCGCTCCCTATGCGGCATCAACTGAGTTCGCCGACCTAACCATCACCGGTACAGTTACCAGCGAAACGGGCGAAGGACTGCCGGGCGTAAGTGTCGTTCTCAAAAGCACCACGCGAGGCACCACCACCGATGCGGAGGGTAAATACAAGCTTGTTATTCCGGACGATCCGGCCAGCAAAGCCACGACGACCCTGGTCTTTTCGTTTGTTGGCTACAGTAATCAGGAGGTAGTGGTTGGTAACCGGACCACAGTTGATGTACAGCTTGCGCCCGACCAGAAATCGCTAAATGAAGTGGTGGTCGTGGGTTATGGTACGCAACAGAAAGAGGATATTACCGGGGCCATTGCCATTGCGTCGGCCAAAGAACTCAAAGATCCGCCCGTAGCCCAGGTGGCACAAATGCTACAGGGCAAGCTGGTGGGTGTGCGCATTGACCAGGTGAGCGGACGGCCTGGCGAGGGCATGAATATCAAAGTTCGGGGTTCGGTGTCAATTACCGCTGGGGCTAATCCATTGTATGTGGTCGATGGAATGCCCATTACCGGCGATATCAATACAATCAATCCGGCTGAAATTGAAAGCATCAGCGTGTTGAAAGACGCGGCTTCCTCGTCGCTCTACGGATCGCGGGCGGGCAATGGGGTGGTACTGATTCAAACGAAACAGGCGAAAGCGGGCAAAACGCAAATCGATTTCAACGCGTATTACGGCTTTGAAAAGATTCCCGACGCCCGGAAGCTGAAAATGATGAACGCCGAAGAGTACGCTCAGTTTCAGAAAGAAATTGCTGAATCGAACGGCAGAGCGGTGAATCCGGCTTTCCAGAATCCGGCACAATACGCCGGAAAAGGTACGAACTGGTTTGATGTCGTAACCCGAACCGGTGCGGTTCAGAGTTATAATCTTACCCTCCGTTCGGGCACTAAAAACTTCCTGACCTCCGTTACCGGTGGCTATTTTAAAGAGGATGGGGTCGTAATTGGAACAGGGTTTCAACGGCTTTCGCTTCGGATAAATACCCTGTTTACGCCCAGCGACAAAATCAAGGTTGGCTTCAATCTGGCACCTAATTATTCTTCCAACACCAATTTTGCGACCGATGGTGGCCCGTATGGTACTGAAAACATTATTTCCGGAGCGCTGGCAACGAGTCCACTGGCTAGTCCTTACAATGCCGATGGTAGTCTGGCGCTGACGGCTTCGGACCCGGCTTCCTTTGGTAACCCAAACTGGCTACGGGTAGCCCAAGAAAAAGTGTATAAGAACAAAACCCAGGCGTTGCTGTCTAACGTCTATGTTGAATACGAAATCATCAAGGGCTTAAAGGCCAAGACAACGGGCAATATCCAGCTGAGTAACAACAACATATTCCAGTTTAACCCGTCTACCATTGGCGTTTTGTTCACCCCGCCACCCCGCATTCCGAGCGGCTCCGATAATACGACCCGGATGTATAACTGGGTGAATGAAAACTCGCTGACCTATCAGAACGAATTTAACGGGCATAGCATCGACGCCCTGGTCGATTTCACGGCCCAGCAGTTCCGCAGCGAGAACAACCTGATTACGGCGACCAATTACACCGATGATAAAGTACAGGCCGTTAGTGCCGCCGGGCGGACCGTGGTTACCAGCGATGTGCAAAAATGGGCTTTACTGTCGTTTCTGGCCCGCCTGAATTACAACTATAAAAGTAAATACCTCTTCACGGCTTCGGTTCGTCGCGATGGGTCGTCGCGCTTTGGCCCCAACAATCGCTGGGGGAATTTCCCGTCGGCTTCGGTGGGCTGGATTGTGTCGAAAGAGGATTTCTGGCGCGTAACACCGATTTCATTTTTAAAACTACGGGCTAGCTACGGCATCACCGGCAACTTCGAAATCGGCAATTACTCCTTCCGATCAACGGTTGGCCCTGTTTATTACGACTTTGGCAATACGCTTTTCCAGGGTAGGGCGGCCAATAACCTGGGCGATAATAACCTGGGGTGGGAGCGAAAAAAACAGTTTAATATCGGTGCCGATGTCTACCTGCTGAATGATCGGATTCAGCTGACGTATAACTATTACCGTACAACCTCCAGTGACCTGCTCTATAACGTCTCCGTTCCCGTGTCGTCGGGGTTTAGTAGTATTCAAACCAACATTGGCGAGCTGAAATTCTGGGGGCACGAAATTGGCCTCAGTACGACTACGATTCGCAACAACCGGCTCACCTGGACAACGACCCTCAATCTGTCTTTCGACCGGAACCGGGTAGAAAAACTATCGACCGAAAAAACCAATGCAATCTACCAGGGCATGGTCAATTACGGGTTCTATAGTCATATCTCACAGGTGGGTTCGCCCGTTGGGTTGTTTTACGGAGCCGTTTGGGATGGCGTTTATAAGAATCAGCAGGATTTCGATAATTCGCCGAAATATTCTGATTCGCAAGTGGGAACCATCAAGTTCCGGGATTTTAATGGTGACGGAAAGATCACGTTCCCGGAAGATTATACTACAACTGGAACGCCCTGGCCTAAATATATCTTTGGCCTCACAAATCAGCTCAACTACCGAAATTTTGATCTGGGTCTGACAATTACAGGGAATTATGGAAACCAGATTCTGGCGCACTACGAGAACTGGCTAACCAATCTCGATGGCCCGTTTAACGTGCTGGAAGAAGTAAAAGACCGCTGGAAATCACCCACCGACCCCGGTGCTGGCAAATATGGCAGTGTGCAGCAGGGCACTACCTACCTGGAACGTGACCGCTGGAGTACCCGATACCTTAAAGACGGTAGCTTCCTGTCGTTCAAGAACATTACGCTGGGTTATACGCTTCCACTCAACGTAAAAACCATCCGGAGCCTGCGCGTATACAGTAGCATTCAGAACGCCTGGCTCATTACCAAGTATCCGGGAAATCCGGAAGTGAACACGCGGAATGCAGCCAGTGGCAGTTCGCCGGGTGTCGACGAAGGATCATATCCTGTTCCCCGCACGGTCAGTTTCGGCGTAAATATTGGTTTCTAA
- a CDS encoding LacI family DNA-binding transcriptional regulator, whose product MRSKQPTIWDIAIKLNVSISTVSRALRNAPDINPETKKAVLDLAHQLDYQPNTVAASLRKNKTDIIGVMVPEFVHAYFPNVILGIQEVANAAGYKVMVMQSSESLDIEKHNLQAMVSSRVDGLILAITRETNDYEHIIAAQRKGLPIVFFNRIVDELQGSKVMVDDYKGAFMAVQHLIQTGCRRIAHLAGPENMTIGRNRLNGYLDALKAHQFSIDEALIMHCDFVEGRARSCTQVLLDMPNRPDALFAVNDPTAVEALICIQENGLSIPNDIALVGFSNAPHSTFVTPPLTSVVQPIHEIGELAAQLLLRQINAPQQFMPETHELDTALVIRKSTRELV is encoded by the coding sequence ATGAGAAGTAAACAACCCACTATCTGGGACATTGCCATTAAGTTGAATGTCTCTATATCGACTGTTTCCCGGGCCTTACGCAATGCGCCCGACATTAATCCTGAGACAAAAAAAGCGGTACTGGACCTGGCGCATCAACTTGATTACCAACCGAACACCGTTGCGGCCAGCCTACGAAAGAACAAGACGGATATTATTGGCGTGATGGTACCCGAATTTGTTCACGCTTACTTTCCCAATGTGATTCTGGGTATTCAGGAAGTGGCCAATGCGGCTGGCTACAAAGTAATGGTTATGCAATCCAGCGAATCATTAGACATTGAAAAGCATAATTTGCAAGCCATGGTATCGAGCCGGGTCGATGGTCTGATTCTGGCCATTACGCGGGAAACGAACGATTACGAACACATTATAGCGGCCCAGCGAAAAGGCTTGCCGATCGTGTTTTTTAATCGGATTGTCGATGAGCTGCAAGGCTCTAAAGTCATGGTAGATGATTATAAAGGTGCCTTTATGGCCGTTCAGCACCTCATTCAAACGGGTTGCCGACGAATTGCTCATCTGGCAGGCCCGGAAAATATGACCATCGGCCGAAACCGCCTAAATGGCTATCTCGATGCGTTGAAAGCCCATCAATTCTCCATTGATGAAGCACTGATTATGCACTGCGATTTTGTGGAAGGACGCGCCCGAAGCTGTACACAAGTACTGCTGGATATGCCCAACCGGCCCGATGCGTTGTTTGCCGTCAACGATCCAACGGCGGTAGAAGCGCTTATCTGCATTCAGGAAAACGGTCTGTCCATCCCGAACGACATTGCGCTAGTTGGCTTTTCCAATGCGCCCCACAGTACGTTTGTGACACCCCCATTGACGTCCGTCGTGCAGCCCATTCACGAGATTGGTGAATTAGCAGCTCAGTTACTGCTACGGCAAATCAATGCTCCTCAACAGTTTATGCCCGAAACGCATGAACTGGATACGGCATTGGTGATTCGTAAATCAACGCGGGAGTTGGTCTAG
- a CDS encoding FecR family protein, whose protein sequence is MKTYQHYTVEDFLTDNWFLAWVKHDQPEARQFWEEWQQQNPAQRHTLLLAKDMAEALKNRPHTLSAEQELLEVDRIVKLTRHVPTPSRWLVLKASLNQYRWLAAALVLVILGAGWWISQQKSPITQLAKTEPIPGQENRSTEQWFNQVNGTSQPVVLSLPDGSQMTLMAHSQASYPRSFDVDKREVYLKGDALFSVVHEGKRPFLVYSGTLVTRVLGTRFRVQARPGETHMRVSVISGKVSVMDQKAWMASRTSSRNPVAGVVLTANQQVTYNPGLNSYQKELVPRPMVIPTVTESPETFNFDDAPATNVFDRLKKAYGVEIIYDASALRHCTLTASLAGVSLYDQLQLLCASIGASYEVVDTRIIITSKGCS, encoded by the coding sequence ATGAAAACGTATCAACACTATACCGTCGAGGATTTTCTAACCGATAACTGGTTTCTGGCCTGGGTGAAACATGACCAGCCCGAAGCACGCCAGTTCTGGGAGGAATGGCAACAACAGAATCCGGCCCAACGGCATACGCTACTGCTGGCCAAAGACATGGCCGAAGCGCTTAAAAACCGCCCGCATACATTGTCTGCTGAGCAGGAACTGCTGGAAGTTGACCGGATTGTTAAACTGACCCGCCACGTACCGACACCATCGCGCTGGCTTGTACTTAAGGCTTCACTGAATCAGTATCGCTGGTTAGCTGCTGCCTTGGTACTTGTGATTTTGGGCGCTGGTTGGTGGATTAGCCAACAGAAATCGCCGATAACACAACTGGCTAAAACGGAGCCTATTCCCGGACAGGAAAATCGCTCAACCGAACAGTGGTTCAATCAGGTCAATGGTACGTCTCAACCGGTAGTCCTGTCGCTGCCCGATGGGAGCCAGATGACACTGATGGCGCATAGTCAGGCGTCATATCCTCGCTCGTTCGATGTCGATAAACGGGAGGTTTATCTGAAAGGGGATGCGTTGTTTTCGGTTGTTCACGAAGGAAAACGGCCTTTTCTGGTGTATAGTGGCACTCTGGTCACCCGCGTACTGGGCACCCGATTCCGGGTTCAGGCCCGCCCCGGCGAAACCCATATGCGGGTGTCGGTCATATCCGGGAAAGTGTCGGTGATGGATCAGAAAGCGTGGATGGCTTCCCGAACGTCGAGCCGTAATCCTGTGGCGGGCGTGGTACTGACGGCCAATCAGCAGGTAACCTACAATCCGGGCCTGAATAGTTATCAGAAAGAATTGGTACCCAGGCCAATGGTTATCCCTACGGTAACGGAAAGCCCGGAAACCTTCAATTTCGACGATGCCCCAGCTACAAACGTTTTCGACCGACTAAAAAAAGCCTATGGTGTAGAAATCATCTATGATGCGTCGGCCTTGCGGCATTGCACCCTAACGGCCTCGCTGGCGGGTGTCTCACTGTATGATCAACTTCAGTTACTGTGTGCCTCCATTGGCGCATCATACGAAGTCGTCGATACGCGCATCATCATTACCAGCAAAGGCTGTTCGTAA